A DNA window from Engystomops pustulosus chromosome 6, aEngPut4.maternal, whole genome shotgun sequence contains the following coding sequences:
- the LOC140065259 gene encoding protein BTG4-like — MAKYSFIPLEMREELLAGVRYMRTLANRFRKLDPVKVEKFGEHLLEIVSKKFTGHWFPEEPMKDRAYRCIRVIRNDREETILEACVHSGLDYQDLDLPKEMTMWIDPYEVSCRLHEYSRPYTVATFDPRKPRHPLEEGQVAAGFGPATRSTPPLEDDGSTPRQWSQNVEEIWENPVPLQAPRPVFRTASPLWIPGWRAPQFFRNSPEVLQQGFWVQAMWVPNPHCRIR; from the exons ATGGCCAAATATTCATTTATCCccctggagatgagagaggagctgTTGGCCGGGGTGAGATATATGAGAACTTTGGCTAACAGATTCCGTAAATTGGACCCGGTGAAGGTCGAGAAATTTGGGGAACATCTGCTGGAAATAGTTTCAAAAAAATTCACAGGTCATTGGTTTCCGGAGGAGCCAATGAAGGATCGGGCCTACAG ATGTATCAGGGTCATCAGGAATGACCGGGAGGAGACCATCCTGGAGGCCTGCGTCCACAGTGGCCTTGACTACCAGGACCTGGACCTACCCAAGGAGATGACCATGTGGATCGATCCCTATGAAGTCTCCTGCCG ATTGCATGAGTATAGCCGTCCGTACACGGTGGCCACCTTCGACCCAAGAAAGCCTCGTCATCCATTAGAAGAGGGGCAGGTGGCAGCTGGTTTCGGTCCAGCCACTCGCTCTACGCCCCCACTAGAGGATGACGGGTCTACACCGAGACAATGGAGCCAGAATGTGGAGGAAATATGGGAGAACCCTGTACCATTACAG gcCCCCCGACCTGTCTTCAGGACCGCGTCGCCCCTCTGGATCCCCGGATGGAGGGCCCCACAGTTTTTTCGGAATTCCCCTGAAGTCCTTCAGCAAGGATTCTGGGTACAGGCCATGTGGGTTCCAAATCCTCATTGCCGAATAAGATAG